A stretch of DNA from Acidimicrobiales bacterium:
GGCCGTGCGCGAGCTCGGTTTCCGCGCCGTCTTCCTGCGCTCCAACCTGGTGAACGGCCGCAGCTGGCACGACCCCTATTACGAGCCGCTGTGGGAGGCGCTCGACGAGCTCGGCATCCCGCTCGGCTTCCACGAGGCGGTGAGCGGCGGCGTCCGGCGCGCCGGCGCGAGCTACGCCCCGAACACCGGCATGCGGCGCATCTACGGACAGCCCTTCGAGCAGATGCTCGCCCTCGCGAGCTTCCTCTGCGGGGGGGTCCTCGAGCGCCACCCGCGCCTCAAGGTCGCCTTCCTCGAGGCCAACTGCTCCTGGGCACCGTGGCTTTTGTGGCGGATGGACGAGGGCTACGAGCTCGAGGGCGACGTCTCGATGACCGAGCTCACGATGCGACCGAGCGACTACTTCCGGCGTCAGTGCTTCGTCTCGGTGGAGCCCGATGAGTTCCCGGTGCGGCACATGATCGAGGACTTCGGCTCCGACCAGCTCGTCTTCTCGACCGACTACCCGCACGGCGACTCGCGCTACCCCGAGGCCGTCGAAACCTTCCTCGAGCTGCCCCTCGCCGACGAGGACAAGCAGAAGGTCCTCTGGGACAACTGCGCGCGCCTGTACTCGGTGACGGCCGAGCTCTCCACGGGCACCGCGGACACCGGTGGCGGGCTGGCGAGCGCCGGCTGAGCTACCTGCTCAGGGCTTGCCGGCGAGCACCACGACCTGGCTCTCGATCCGGCAGCGGGCGACCGCGGCCGCCTGCACGCTCGCCGCGAGGCAGCGGTCGAAGGTCGGCCGGTCGATGAGCCCGGCGGCGATCATCGCGTCGCGCGCCGCGAGGTGGCGGGCCTCGTTGACCGACCGCGCCGCATCGGCGGAGCCGGCATCCTCGTGGGCCGCCTGCGGGAGCACGAGGACCTGGCGGACGGTGAGGCCGGCGTCGGCGAGGTAGCTCGAGAGCTTGCGGCCGACCTCGCGGTCACCACCGCTCGCCAACTGGTAGGCGTCGTAGGCGCGATCGAGGAGCGCGACCTCGGGCGAGGCCGGTGGCCAGCTCGCGGAGAGGCCGTCGTCGACGTCGTAGACGAGGGCGAGGCCACCGGGGCGGAGGCAGCGCGCGACCTCGGCCGCGGCGAGGCGGGGGTCGGCGAGATGCTGGAAGACGAGCCGGGCGGTGACGAGGTCGAACTCGCCGGCGTCGAAGGGCAGCGCGTAGGCGTCACCGGGGGCGAATGAGACCGTGGCGCCCGTCGCGAAGAAGTCGCTCTCCGCGAGGGCGTCGGCGACGCTGGCCGCGGCCGTGAGCAGCTCTTCGTCGGTGTCCACCCCGATCGCCTCGAGCGCCGCGAGGTGGGCGAGTTCGACGGGGATCGGCCCGTAGCCGGTGCCGACGTCGAGCACCCGCCACCCGGCACGCGCCCCGACGGCGCCGAGGAGGCGCCGCCGTTCGGGAGCGGTGAGGATCGTCTGCTCCAAGAGCGAGGCCCACCTGCTGCTGGCCGGGCCGAGCTGCGCGGCGCGGTAGGCGGCGTCGAGCGGCTCCCATGGGCTCGCTGCGTCCGTCGAGGGTGCCGGTTGGCTCATCACCTGACAGTACCGATCGGCCTCCTCCCGCTCGCGGAGCCCGACGATGCCGGAGGGCCCCGGCGGCGCTCGCCGAGCGCCGGCCCGCCGCGGGGCGCCTACGCGGTGCCGGGGGAGGCAGGGGAGACGATGAAGCGGGCGAGACGCTCGCTGAACCAGGTGTCCGCGGTGCCGATCTGCTGGACCACCGAGAAGTGGTTGTGCCCGTCGGCGAAGACGTGCTGGGGGAGTCGCCCGTGCGCTTCGAAGAAGGCCGTGAAGAGGGAGAGCGCCTGCACCTG
This window harbors:
- a CDS encoding methyltransferase domain-containing protein — encoded protein: MSQPAPSTDAASPWEPLDAAYRAAQLGPASSRWASLLEQTILTAPERRRLLGAVGARAGWRVLDVGTGYGPIPVELAHLAALEAIGVDTDEELLTAAASVADALAESDFFATGATVSFAPGDAYALPFDAGEFDLVTARLVFQHLADPRLAAAEVARCLRPGGLALVYDVDDGLSASWPPASPEVALLDRAYDAYQLASGGDREVGRKLSSYLADAGLTVRQVLVLPQAAHEDAGSADAARSVNEARHLAARDAMIAAGLIDRPTFDRCLAASVQAAAVARCRIESQVVVLAGKP
- a CDS encoding amidohydrolase family protein, coding for MAKGGFLVMDSDMHVMEPPDLWERYIDPKFRQFAPRGLTSENVRDLRLAFTGDRSAEERHLRGHNFERNQKLYADHARRGWTSECQLEAMDIEGIDVAVLFPSRGLHALDDPNREPRFAAAIARAYNDWMFDLCQPDTSRLLGAGMISVFDIADAVAESERAVRELGFRAVFLRSNLVNGRSWHDPYYEPLWEALDELGIPLGFHEAVSGGVRRAGASYAPNTGMRRIYGQPFEQMLALASFLCGGVLERHPRLKVAFLEANCSWAPWLLWRMDEGYELEGDVSMTELTMRPSDYFRRQCFVSVEPDEFPVRHMIEDFGSDQLVFSTDYPHGDSRYPEAVETFLELPLADEDKQKVLWDNCARLYSVTAELSTGTADTGGGLASAG